The Paenibacillus sp. RC334 nucleotide sequence ATTCCCATGCTGGTTACAGCCCCGCCAGTCATCACAATCACTTCGTCTGGAATGGGTAGCCCAACGATCCCGAGCCATAGGGAAAAAAATAATGCCGCATAGCCATACTGTTCGATGATGGAAATTAAATGTTCAACGTCCATAATCACTCCCCCTAATCATGCTTTCTTCCGGCATACATAGACGAACGCAGGTGGAATGTTCATAGGCACAAACTTGATTTCCTCAATATCAAACCATTCCTCTAATTGCTGTTTCATTTGCTTGGAATATTGAAAGGCGACAAACATTCCCTGATCCTTGAGCGATAGGTGAATCTGTTCTACAATTTGATCTCGCATCGCTTGGGGGAAATTAAAAAATGGCAGCCCGCTTATAATGCAGTCAAGCTGTTCAATTTCGGCATTTTGCATAGCACGTTGAAGCTCAAGGGAGTCGGAGTAACAAAGATAATTTGGAAATCTCTTTTTTAAATCTCGTCGCATTGTCTGATCCTTCTCAAAAAGCAGTACCTTGGTTTGTTCCCTTGCAGCAGATGGAATGTATTGAGTGATTGCCCCGGTACCAGCACCAAGCTCGGCAACACTATGAATTTCACTCCATGGAATGGATTCGATCATTTTTTTAGCTAGAAATCTGGAGCTTGGTGTTACACTACCCACATAGGCTGGCGAATGCAAAAATTTAAATAAAAACAGAAATCTCTCTTGAACCAAATGACTAATACGGATCATGAACCGTTCCCCTACTTTCGATTTTCTGAATACGTTCGTTTATTCTCTGCTAAGAGTAACAAATTATACCTTTGCTTGCTCCTGTCTGGAGTAGGGTTCATATCCCCGTCCTGAGACGGGGATTTTCCTTGACTATAGTCTAGGAAGCAGTGGGGAAATTATTCAGTTATCATTCAGCGTATCTTCAGGTTGCATTCAGTTTCGCTACCGATGAAAGAGGGGTGGGCAACTAAAAAAATGATGTACACTGAGAGGGGATCTACTTTGTCACTATCCATTAACAGGCATCTGATCACGACTTCCTATGATACCTCGAATACGGTGAAGTCCAACGAGACTGGATTAAATAACACAGGTAACACCACACACAAGAAATCGAGTGATTCACTCGAATTGAGCACGGAATTTATGGAATATGCGGGTGGAATGCAAACCTCGCTTCCTACGGAAAATTACAGTTATGATTACAAATACGACCAGGATAAGCTTACGTTGACTACGGATCAACAGAAAACATTATTATCCGAGCTGCAAAGCTACCTGACCTCCTCAAGCGCCTTATCTGAAACAGATGAACCTACTAGAAGCAACACCAAGAACCCGCTGGCTTCGGTTACCGAGTTATTATCCAATCGGGATATTTCGACGATAACGGATGAGGAAGTATCGGATCTATTCGATAAAGTAGCAGAAACGATCCAGAATAATCGGCCTGCACCGCCGCCCAAAGATGACTCATTCCAGTCGGAAGTCAATAGCAGCGGTCTACCTCCTATGATGCAAGCGATGGGTGGAATTATGCCTCCGTTCGCATGGAATATCCAAGAGACCTCCAACCAAGAGGACAACAGCACTACATCTGACAAGGAACTTACCGTAGATGAAAAAAGATCTCTCCTGAGTGACTTGCAAAGTATTTTGAGTTCCAGTCTGGTGTCCGGCTCGACGTCTTCAGAGGATGATCAAGCAACGGATCTGTTGTCTGCATTAAAAAACGCATGGGGCAGTACGGACGAATCGAATGCGACAGATGAGGAAATATCGGCTTTATTTGATAAAATCGCTAAAGTTTTTGAACAATCTGTTTCATCATCTTCATAGTCATACTTTGCAATACCATTACTTAGAGTATAGTTAGCCCACAACTGTAAACACATACTATTATAAAGGCGGAATCTTTTATGAACATTTCATCGACATCCAGCAGTTCTATATCTATTGCAAGCACCTCATCTTCATCGAGTACCAATGATACAGCTAGTCTGGAAAAGCAAAAAGCTCAACTTGAAGCGGAGTACAACAAGGTACAGCAAAGTAAGGATAATAAAGACACAATAGAAACAAAAATGAAGCAGCTTCAGCAGCAAATTAAACAAATTGAAGCGCAAATTGCCCAGCAGAGCTCTCAATCCACCGGCACGTCAACTCCAAAAGCGCAACAGCCAGCTCTACCAAGCAACACGGAAACCACTCGTGTCAACACTGCTAACAGTAGCGACATTACCGGTGTTGGGAAGTCATTGGATATTTCAATCTAATCAAACTTTCTCTTCTCATTTTACGGCAGACAATAGACAACAGAAGACAGCAGTTAGCAGGCTCTCCGCCTCACCGGGGGGCCTGTTTTTTTAGCATTCAGCAAACCTTCAGTAAGCACTCATTTTATTTTCAATCTAGTGTTCTAAAATGAGTTTGTAGCCGATAAGGACAAGCAATTCACTCCTTATAAGCTCCCTGACACCTTGTAGAACCATCAAGTCTATGCATACAGGCTTCACCAAAAAATACTCTATGAAAAGGGATGGATTTTATGAAAAAGAAATTGAATGTAATCGCTACGGCTGTACTGCTGGCTTCCATTACTGCATCGTATGCTTATGCCAGCTCATCGACGGACGGGACGACCGCTACTTCTACTTCATCATCTGTAACAGCCACTCAAGAGGATCCCGCTACAGTAACTTCCACAGACACCAGTACCACAGGTACTAGCGCAACCGTAGAAGCCCCACCGGAAGGAACGCCTCCGGATGGCGAGCCACCCAGCGGACAACCAGGTGAAGGCTCGGACAGCTATACAGATAACGGAACAGCAAAATACACACAAAGCAGTAAAAGTGTAACCCTGTCCAAGCAGACGATTGCTGCGGATCAGGCAGATCAGTCGATTGTCAAAGTAACGGACAGTGGAAAATTAACACTTTCCAAATCCACTCTGACTAAAAAAGGCGCTACCTCATCGGACGATTACAGTAACTTTTACGGCCTGAACGCCGGGGTTTTAGCTGCTTCTGCCAGCACCATTCAGTTGTCGGATTCCACTATTAAAACGGATGCCAACGGAGCCAATGCGGTGTTTGCAACAGGAGAAGGCTCTACCATTAATGTAAAAGATGTTACCATTCAAACCAGCGCCGACTCCTCGCGTGGACTGGATGCTACCTTGAAGGGAACGGTTCATGCAACGAATATCAAAATCCAAACGGCTGGTGAGCATTCCGCCGCTATTGCGACAGACCGGGGTAACGGTACGATTAATGTGACCAAAGCAACGGGCAAAACAACAGGAAAAGGTTCCCCAGGCATCTATTCGACAGGTACGATTACTGTATCCAATTCGGATTTGAAAGCAACCGGATCGGAAGCGGCTGTCATTGAGGGTAGAAACAGCATTACGGTCAATAACACCAGCCTGTCTGGAGATGTAGATCGTGGCGTCATGCTGTATCAAAGCTTTTCGGGCGATGCCGAGGTCGGAACCAGCGTCTTTACGATGAATGATGGTACATTGACGGCTAAGGCGGGTCCGATCTTCTATTCTACCAATACAGAAGCTGTGGTTAACCTGAAAGGGGCCAAATTAAAAGGAAATACAGAAGTATTGCTGAACGCTGCTGCTGACAAGTGGGGAACCACAGGTTCAAACGGGGCGAATGTGACACTGAACGCAGATAACCAAACATTGCCAGGCAGCATCACTGCGGATAAAATCAGTTCCATTACAGCTAATCTGAAAAACAAGACAACCCTGAAAGGTTCTATAAATTCGGAAAACACAGCTAAATCGGTTACTTTAACCTTGGACAAAACGAGCAAATGGGTCGTTACAGCGGATTCCTATCTAACCTCTTTGACAGACAGCGACATTAAGCTCTCAAACATCGTGGATAACGGACACACCATCTATTATGATGCAAGTGCGAGTGCAAATAGCTGGTTGAATGGGGAGACCATTACTTTGTCTGGCGGCGGCAAGCTGACTCCAGTCAGTGCCTCATAAGTAGCTCGTTTGATAGAGCTGTTAGTTGAATCTATAAAAAAGATTGTGTTAAAATAGCTAAAGCCCATGTTGGATTCTTCCGTGCATGGGCGTATTTGTTTTAAATAATAAGAGCATTCATCTTAAAATCGTTGACATAATCATTTATATTTGCAGGAACAGGAGATTAACAATATTGACTCGAGTACAAGCACAACCAAATGAGAACGCATGGATTGCGAAATGGGAGTCAACTCAGCCGTTAACTGATAAATGGCTTACCGTAGGAGAAATACATTATTTTCTTAGCCATGCACTGATTCTCATTACAGACGGGCAAGCGGTTTGGAATATTAATGGGCAGCATGTCCATGTTGCATTTGGGTATTTGATTGCAATCGAAAAGGGATCGTTGATTGAGGTTCTAGAGGGTGGGAATCTTGATCTGGCTGGCTGGAAAATTCAGTTTGATACGTATTCTTTCCACCAAGAACGAGAAATCATGAAATTTGAATGGCATGTACCTACCGGGGAAGCCTATCAAAAAGTGCAGTTAACCCGCGGTTTTTTAGCGAGTATACGTGACCGTTTGAGTGAAGAACAAGTTTGTGATGGAATTAGTGAGATGATGGTTGAGAATCAACATCTTTTGTATGGATTATTGAAGAATTTATATCATAAACAGCCAACTGAGCAGCAGACCACTGAAAATGGAATTATACGTTCAATCACCTATATGCAAGAACATTACGATGAAGTGATTACACGTGAGCAATTAGCACAGATGGCAGGCATAAGTCAGTGGCATTATTCTCGGAAATTTAGTGAATTATGTGGCCAACCTCCTCTAGAGTATCTAGCGAAATACAGGATTTATCGCGCACAAGAAGAGCTGTTATTAACTTCAGCGAAATCTCAAGAGATTGCTAAAAAAGTAGGTTTTGAGGATGCTCATTATTTTAGCCGCCGCTTCAAACATTTTACAGGTGTGTCGCCAAGAAATTATGTTCGAACCTTGGAGCAACGCAAAATTTTATCGATATCACCGCTTTGTGCTGACGTTTTAATTGAATTAGGCATCATACCATATGCGGTTATGGTCACCCCCCTGCTATTACCACAGCATCAACGGCAATTATTTGAGAAACATCAAGTAGAATTGCT carries:
- a CDS encoding FlxA-like family protein yields the protein MNISSTSSSSISIASTSSSSSTNDTASLEKQKAQLEAEYNKVQQSKDNKDTIETKMKQLQQQIKQIEAQIAQQSSQSTGTSTPKAQQPALPSNTETTRVNTANSSDITGVGKSLDISI
- a CDS encoding methyltransferase, which produces MIRISHLVQERFLFLFKFLHSPAYVGSVTPSSRFLAKKMIESIPWSEIHSVAELGAGTGAITQYIPSAAREQTKVLLFEKDQTMRRDLKKRFPNYLCYSDSLELQRAMQNAEIEQLDCIISGLPFFNFPQAMRDQIVEQIHLSLKDQGMFVAFQYSKQMKQQLEEWFDIEEIKFVPMNIPPAFVYVCRKKA
- a CDS encoding helix-turn-helix domain-containing protein — encoded protein: MTRVQAQPNENAWIAKWESTQPLTDKWLTVGEIHYFLSHALILITDGQAVWNINGQHVHVAFGYLIAIEKGSLIEVLEGGNLDLAGWKIQFDTYSFHQEREIMKFEWHVPTGEAYQKVQLTRGFLASIRDRLSEEQVCDGISEMMVENQHLLYGLLKNLYHKQPTEQQTTENGIIRSITYMQEHYDEVITREQLAQMAGISQWHYSRKFSELCGQPPLEYLAKYRIYRAQEELLLTSAKSQEIAKKVGFEDAHYFSRRFKHFTGVSPRNYVRTLEQRKILSISPLCADVLIELGIIPYAVMVTPLLLPQHQRQLFEKHQVELLEVPQYDMNITLIQQKKPELIIGHLLTEDIKKKLRTIAPIITGLTINLDVLLDQFAALFNKKAAAEKLQAQMEEVVRAARKQLKRIVESSATVMVLRVEPFGYRYLGGYSSEVSQLLYQKLGLSLPEPLKAGEAWFNPCSLEQLLMANPDYLFVEKRVMENFSAEENMKKLMESSQWENVRAVKDHRVFYIDTSLWVDGSGVVGYTMIMDQIVSSLMDSPNNRAQ